A region of the Marinifilum sp. JC120 genome:
CAAGATGAGGGTGCTGCTCAAACGCAGGTTTGAGCCTCCGGCAAAGAAAGTGGCTCGTGAAAAGAAATATGACGAGAGATATGTCGGGCCGATTATGCTGGCGGGAGGGTACTCCTATCTGCGTGAACATTATGCCTTATTGCTGGATATAGACAAAGAATACGGTGTTGCTCCATCTGTACTTGTAGCACTCTTGCTGGTGGAGACTAAGCTTGGGTTTACCCTTGGTGATGCCCCGGCTTTCAACAATCTCGCTAATATGGCCGCAAGTCCTGATCCGCTTAAATTTTTTGATAAACTCGGCTACGAGAAGCTGGAAGAAAAGGATATGGTCTGGCTCAAGAAGCGGACTAAGAAAAAAGCTGATTGGGCTTACCGTGAGCTTTCCGCGCTGCTGAAATTTTCTTCAGCGAATTCCATAGTGCCTACCGAGATTCCCGGTTCACCTTACGGTGCTTTCGGGATCTGTCAGTTTATGCCCAGTACTGCTATTCATTACGCCGTAGATGGAGACAAGGACGGGCGTATTGATCTTTTCAGTC
Encoded here:
- a CDS encoding lytic murein transglycosylase, which produces MFKKLAVLFFICFLGSIGFAQAGDSHSWDELKDKLAADGFNREYVDAVFSASSLEYDSAMMARKMRVLLKRRFEPPAKKVAREKKYDERYVGPIMLAGGYSYLREHYALLLDIDKEYGVAPSVLVALLLVETKLGFTLGDAPAFNNLANMAASPDPLKFFDKLGYEKLEEKDMVWLKKRTKKKADWAYRELSALLKFSSANSIVPTEIPGSPYGAFGICQFMPSTAIHYAVDGDKDGRIDLFSREDALFSMASFLKRHGWKNTLSKEKKLKVIYRYNHSMVYARTIYEVSRQLEKIRSTFGPD